One genomic segment of Arenicella xantha includes these proteins:
- a CDS encoding alpha/beta fold hydrolase has protein sequence MKKTIISLLLVMLFSLVSFNMTASKGNATPAKLGTQVILAKAEVNDFEIAYRVAGDVNKPGVLFIHGTPGDGTAFSSYLENSSLQSEFLLISVDRLGWGTSTLPDKLVDGDFALQAQSIIAVMEKFPNQQWIVVGHSLGASIAPKVALLAPQKVRRLILLAGSLDPKLGKPRWYNRAANTWLISRLIGRSMRHSNREIMNLSQQLNIMNQQLVENRLNVDVVVIQGMKDRLVSPDNATFAKQSWQNHFRQLDIIELESEGHFLPWRQAELVIKTIQSTQHETAITQ, from the coding sequence GTGAAAAAAACGATTATCAGCTTATTGCTAGTTATGCTGTTCAGCCTAGTGTCGTTTAACATGACCGCCTCTAAAGGAAATGCCACGCCGGCAAAACTTGGTACGCAAGTGATTTTAGCCAAAGCTGAAGTTAATGATTTTGAAATTGCCTATCGAGTAGCCGGCGACGTCAACAAACCCGGCGTATTATTTATTCATGGCACGCCAGGCGATGGAACTGCATTCTCGTCGTACCTAGAAAACTCATCGCTCCAATCGGAGTTTCTGTTGATATCAGTTGACCGGTTAGGCTGGGGAACTTCAACACTACCCGACAAATTAGTAGATGGCGACTTTGCCCTGCAAGCACAGTCAATCATTGCCGTTATGGAAAAGTTCCCCAACCAGCAATGGATTGTCGTAGGTCACTCCTTAGGAGCATCTATCGCGCCGAAAGTTGCGTTATTGGCACCGCAAAAAGTCAGGCGCCTAATATTACTAGCTGGCTCGCTTGACCCAAAACTAGGCAAGCCGCGATGGTATAACCGAGCCGCTAACACTTGGCTCATATCTCGCCTTATCGGCCGCTCCATGCGTCACTCTAATCGAGAAATAATGAACTTGAGTCAACAGTTAAACATCATGAACCAGCAGCTAGTGGAGAACCGACTAAACGTAGATGTGGTGGTAATCCAAGGAATGAAGGATCGATTAGTGTCGCCCGACAACGCCACATTTGCCAAACAATCATGGCAAAATCACTTCAGACAATTAGATATTATTGAGCTTGAATCGGAAGGCCATTTCCTGCCATGGCGTCAGGCCGAATTAGTCATCAAAACGATTCAATCGACACAACACGAAACGGCTATAACCCAATAA
- a CDS encoding YbaB/EbfC family nucleoid-associated protein, which translates to MMKGGLGNLMKQAQAMQENMQKAQAELANIQVTGEAGGGMVKLVMTCRHDVVSVNIDPELLGDAEDKEILEDLVAAAMNDAVRKVEKTSQEKMAGLTGGLDIPGMKMPF; encoded by the coding sequence ATGATGAAAGGCGGTTTAGGTAATTTGATGAAACAAGCTCAGGCTATGCAAGAAAACATGCAGAAAGCCCAAGCAGAACTTGCCAACATTCAGGTAACTGGCGAAGCTGGTGGCGGAATGGTTAAGTTAGTGATGACCTGTCGACATGATGTGGTGTCGGTCAATATTGACCCAGAATTATTGGGCGACGCTGAAGACAAGGAAATCCTCGAAGACTTGGTTGCCGCCGCAATGAATGACGCGGTCCGAAAAGTCGAGAAAACGTCTCAAGAGAAAATGGCAGGCCTGACCGGTGGTTTAGATATACCTGGCATGAAGATGCCGTTTTAA
- a CDS encoding peptidoglycan DD-metalloendopeptidase family protein: protein MPSLARNLFAIFTLIVCGISVAGAEHNYPGGVVELEFKKQTQELPDIRFGLYEPVIIELKRHWRVLIGIDLDTLPGEYVVYFRRNTETSRDEFTTIKVRHHPTLTELIDGIEPTQTDISAPIRNYQSWSEIDFSNTQQPSLPLQLPVEGGWSETFGKQLVDAKSGALTSVNAVSFTTTEFANVTSPQSAIVSRVITTEDGISTVFLDHGRGLYSMIEGIGDLTVAAGNGVNAGAVLGKVPVSNNNSDNEPRTIVWQTRLNHALVNPFVLTQLKP from the coding sequence ATGCCAAGTCTAGCTCGGAACCTGTTCGCCATTTTCACATTAATCGTGTGTGGAATCTCGGTGGCTGGTGCAGAACACAACTACCCTGGAGGGGTTGTAGAGCTTGAGTTTAAAAAGCAAACACAAGAACTTCCGGATATCCGCTTCGGGCTGTATGAACCGGTCATCATTGAGCTAAAACGCCACTGGCGTGTGCTGATCGGAATTGACCTAGACACTCTGCCAGGCGAATACGTAGTGTATTTTCGTAGAAACACCGAGACTAGTCGTGATGAATTCACGACCATTAAAGTTCGACATCATCCAACCCTAACCGAGTTAATTGATGGCATCGAACCCACTCAGACCGATATCAGCGCACCAATTAGAAACTACCAGAGCTGGAGTGAGATCGACTTTAGTAATACCCAACAACCCAGCTTACCGCTGCAACTTCCGGTTGAAGGGGGTTGGTCGGAAACCTTTGGCAAGCAATTAGTCGATGCTAAATCTGGCGCTCTGACGAGCGTAAATGCCGTAAGCTTTACCACCACAGAGTTCGCCAATGTGACCTCGCCACAGAGTGCCATTGTGTCTCGAGTTATCACCACTGAAGATGGCATCTCCACGGTTTTTCTTGACCATGGGCGTGGCTTATACAGCATGATTGAAGGCATTGGAGATCTCACCGTGGCCGCTGGCAATGGCGTGAACGCCGGCGCTGTATTGGGTAAAGTTCCAGTTTCAAATAACAACTCAGATAATGAACCGCGAACCATAGTTTGGCAGACTCGACTAAACCATGCGCTGGTTAACCCTTTTGTTTTGACACAATTAAAGCCCTAG
- the dnaX gene encoding DNA polymerase III subunit gamma/tau — protein MAYLALARKWRPKSFSEVVGQSHVVQALSNALDSGRVHHAFLFTGTRGVGKTTLARIFAKSLNCENGTSAEPCQACNTCISIDEGRYVDLIEVDAASRTKVDDTRELLENVQYAPTVGKYKVYLIDEVHMLSGHSFNALLKTLEEPPEHVKFLFATTDPQKLPVTVLSRCLQFNLRAMRPEQVENQLVKILGNEGMSFDQTALHAIAKAADGSMRDGLSLLDQAIAQGDGEVRLAEVESMLGTIKAEHTESILRALATQDVDTALNTVRDMADHAVDFSVALDDVLMQLYYVSLAQLAPSALSATDANQGIVTEIAALMSPELVQLYYQIGLIGKRDVALAPSLRVGFEMALLRMLAFDPVDEGSPQAISPAAPSANTSSPAPGSQTGSQAGSQKSGATSHASPPQTSTIQSQDSPRAVESEVPGPNMSRPVPITSIPEQAYAADVSSSAAAPETVRDTVRQTPLSDSLRASSVQTQRARDSAPKNNASSAEPSPAQPTVVAMPRATSAAPIASEQAPAAMAMPEAMPAANTEPESVDQPGNKPSQVAVALAGQNEWGELVEQTNLIGLPKELAMNCACERLTDERIQLSLAPRLSHLFKPERLEKIIAAVRSVVKAEVDIKLELEESDKETPAECLTRLGHEQFEQTKESIKSDPGVRALMSEFGATINEQSIKTR, from the coding sequence ATGGCATATCTCGCACTGGCACGAAAATGGCGGCCCAAATCTTTCTCGGAAGTTGTCGGCCAAAGTCATGTTGTGCAAGCCCTGTCGAATGCTCTGGATTCTGGGCGCGTGCACCATGCCTTTCTGTTTACCGGTACTCGAGGGGTTGGTAAGACGACGTTAGCGCGAATCTTTGCTAAGTCACTAAACTGCGAAAATGGCACCAGCGCGGAGCCATGTCAGGCCTGCAATACTTGTATATCAATCGATGAAGGTCGTTACGTTGATCTAATCGAAGTCGACGCGGCGTCACGCACTAAGGTAGATGACACGCGTGAATTGCTTGAAAATGTTCAGTACGCGCCAACCGTCGGCAAATATAAAGTGTACTTAATCGATGAGGTGCACATGCTCTCCGGACACAGTTTCAACGCCTTGTTGAAAACCTTGGAAGAGCCACCAGAGCATGTAAAGTTTCTATTCGCTACGACTGATCCACAGAAGCTGCCGGTTACTGTATTGTCGCGTTGTTTGCAGTTTAACTTGCGCGCCATGCGTCCTGAGCAAGTCGAGAATCAGTTAGTTAAAATCTTGGGCAATGAGGGCATGAGCTTTGATCAGACGGCTCTGCATGCGATTGCCAAAGCAGCCGATGGCAGTATGCGTGATGGTCTAAGTTTGCTGGATCAAGCTATTGCCCAAGGCGATGGCGAGGTGCGGCTTGCTGAAGTTGAAAGCATGTTGGGTACCATCAAAGCTGAACATACCGAGTCGATTTTACGTGCGTTAGCAACGCAAGATGTCGATACAGCGCTCAACACTGTGCGGGACATGGCGGATCATGCGGTCGATTTTTCGGTAGCGTTAGATGATGTGTTGATGCAACTCTATTATGTGTCACTGGCGCAGCTTGCTCCCAGTGCTTTGTCAGCGACCGATGCAAATCAAGGGATTGTGACTGAAATAGCAGCGTTAATGTCCCCTGAGCTGGTTCAGCTTTATTATCAAATCGGTCTTATCGGTAAACGCGATGTAGCGTTGGCGCCCAGTTTGCGTGTGGGGTTCGAAATGGCGCTGCTGCGTATGTTAGCGTTTGACCCGGTTGATGAGGGTTCACCGCAAGCCATAAGCCCCGCTGCGCCGAGCGCGAATACTTCAAGTCCAGCGCCCGGCAGTCAAACCGGTAGCCAAGCCGGTAGCCAAAAGAGTGGCGCGACTTCTCATGCGTCGCCCCCTCAAACATCGACAATCCAATCTCAAGATTCGCCGCGCGCAGTTGAATCGGAAGTGCCTGGCCCGAATATGTCACGACCGGTGCCAATTACATCAATCCCTGAGCAAGCCTATGCGGCAGATGTGTCATCGTCAGCCGCGGCACCAGAAACAGTTCGAGATACTGTACGCCAGACGCCATTAAGTGACTCACTACGCGCCTCGTCAGTTCAGACTCAAAGAGCGCGTGATTCCGCACCTAAGAATAATGCTTCGAGTGCTGAGCCTAGCCCGGCTCAACCTACGGTTGTGGCGATGCCCAGAGCGACGTCGGCCGCGCCGATTGCGTCTGAACAAGCACCGGCTGCAATGGCAATGCCTGAAGCGATGCCGGCGGCTAATACAGAGCCCGAGTCAGTTGATCAACCAGGCAATAAACCGAGCCAAGTGGCGGTAGCTTTAGCGGGGCAGAACGAATGGGGCGAGCTAGTAGAGCAAACTAACCTGATTGGCTTGCCGAAAGAGCTAGCAATGAATTGCGCATGTGAGCGGTTGACGGATGAGCGCATACAGCTCTCTCTCGCGCCGCGATTGAGTCATTTGTTTAAACCAGAACGGTTGGAGAAAATCATTGCAGCCGTGCGCAGCGTGGTTAAAGCCGAGGTCGATATCAAGCTTGAGCTTGAAGAGTCGGATAAAGAAACACCAGCAGAATGTTTAACTCGCCTCGGGCATGAGCAGTTTGAGCAAACTAAAGAAAGTATAAAGAGTGATCCTGGTGTGCGCGCTTTAATGTCAGAATTCGGCGCTACAATCAATGAACAGTCGATAAAAACGCGCTAG
- a CDS encoding Tex family protein codes for MKSIENRIAEELLVNPKQVIAAIALLDDGSTVPFISRYRKEVTGGLDDTQLRNLEDRLKYLRELEDRRATILTSIDEQGKLEDDLKKSILSAETKNALEDLYLPYKPKRRTKGQIAREAGLEPLADALLENPNLQPEVEAAKYLNDSEETPVADAKAALDGARAILMERFAEDASLLARLRLYLEEHAVVTVMVAKDKEQEGSKFRDYFDYQEPFKAIPPHRALAIFRGRNEGILSSTLDIAPPDEGWQSDLSHPCAQMVAQHWGIRNDGRAADAWLSQVISWTWKIKLLLHLSGDLMFGLRERAEAEAIRVFSMNLKDLLLAAPAGAKATIGLDPGLRTGVKVAVVDHTGQYLDQGTIYPHAPKNQWDASIAELAVLSKRYNVELIAIGNGTASRETDKLAGDLIKRHPELKLTKVMVNEAGASVYSASEFAAREFPDLDVTIRGAVSIARRLQDPLAELVKIEPKSIGVGQYQHDVNQFQLGRSLDAVIEDCVNDVGVDLNMASMPLLRRVSGLNETIANNIVMHRNQHGEFKSREQLKEVARLGDKTFEQAAGFLRIVSNNENPLDASGVHPEAYSVVEDIARKNQREINSIIGDSAFLNSLKPEDYTTEQFGVPTVTDIIQELNKPGRDPRPEFKTAELRDGVETIKDLSEDMVLEGTVTNVTNFGAFVDIGVHQDGLVHISCLADKFVDDPHKVVNAGQIVKVKVLEVDIQRKRIALTMRLQETSAERRDRGQGSAKPRSNTTNSARVAKTKPMPANNAMAAKLAAAFKK; via the coding sequence ATGAAATCGATAGAAAACCGCATAGCGGAAGAGCTCCTGGTTAATCCCAAGCAAGTGATTGCGGCCATTGCGCTGCTGGATGATGGTTCGACTGTGCCATTTATCTCACGCTACCGTAAAGAAGTAACTGGTGGCTTAGATGACACGCAGTTGCGTAATTTGGAAGACCGTTTAAAGTACTTACGAGAACTCGAAGATCGCCGTGCGACAATTCTTACTAGCATTGATGAGCAAGGTAAATTGGAAGATGATTTGAAGAAATCCATCTTATCTGCCGAGACCAAGAATGCGCTTGAAGACTTATATTTGCCGTACAAGCCTAAGCGTCGTACCAAGGGACAAATCGCACGTGAGGCTGGGCTTGAGCCACTTGCCGATGCATTGTTAGAGAACCCAAATTTGCAACCTGAAGTAGAAGCGGCTAAGTATTTAAATGACAGCGAAGAAACGCCTGTGGCGGATGCTAAAGCAGCGTTAGATGGTGCGCGGGCTATTCTCATGGAGCGTTTTGCTGAAGATGCAAGCTTGCTCGCACGGTTACGGTTATACCTTGAAGAACACGCCGTGGTGACTGTTATGGTGGCTAAGGACAAAGAGCAAGAAGGTAGTAAATTTCGAGACTATTTTGATTATCAAGAGCCATTCAAAGCGATTCCGCCACACCGAGCGCTAGCTATATTTCGTGGGCGCAACGAAGGCATTTTGAGCTCCACGCTGGATATTGCGCCGCCTGATGAAGGTTGGCAGAGTGACCTGTCTCATCCTTGTGCGCAGATGGTTGCCCAGCACTGGGGTATTCGAAATGATGGCCGCGCGGCCGATGCATGGCTTTCGCAAGTCATTAGTTGGACGTGGAAGATTAAGCTTTTGTTGCATCTTTCTGGGGATCTGATGTTTGGTCTGCGCGAGCGAGCGGAAGCAGAGGCTATTCGGGTATTCTCAATGAATCTGAAAGACTTATTACTGGCGGCTCCTGCTGGCGCTAAGGCGACTATCGGATTGGATCCTGGGTTACGAACCGGCGTCAAGGTTGCGGTGGTTGACCATACTGGGCAATATCTCGACCAAGGAACGATCTACCCGCACGCACCGAAGAACCAATGGGATGCGTCGATCGCGGAGCTGGCGGTTTTGAGTAAACGCTACAATGTCGAGCTAATTGCGATTGGCAATGGCACGGCGTCTCGAGAGACCGATAAATTGGCCGGCGATTTAATTAAACGACATCCTGAGCTAAAACTGACCAAGGTGATGGTGAACGAAGCTGGTGCTTCAGTCTACTCAGCGTCAGAATTCGCTGCACGAGAATTTCCTGACCTAGATGTGACCATCCGTGGTGCGGTGTCAATCGCTCGTCGCTTACAAGATCCGTTAGCCGAACTGGTTAAAATTGAACCTAAGTCCATCGGGGTTGGTCAGTATCAACACGACGTGAACCAATTTCAGTTGGGCCGATCGTTGGATGCGGTGATTGAGGATTGTGTAAATGATGTTGGCGTGGACTTGAATATGGCATCAATGCCGTTGCTGCGCCGCGTTTCGGGTCTAAATGAAACGATCGCCAATAACATTGTGATGCATCGAAACCAGCACGGTGAGTTTAAGAGTCGAGAGCAACTGAAAGAGGTGGCGCGCCTAGGTGATAAAACCTTTGAACAGGCCGCTGGCTTTCTGCGTATTGTCTCGAATAATGAGAACCCTCTCGATGCGTCTGGTGTGCATCCAGAAGCGTACTCGGTGGTGGAAGATATCGCTCGTAAAAACCAGCGAGAAATCAACTCGATCATTGGCGATAGTGCTTTTCTGAATTCGCTGAAACCCGAGGACTACACCACTGAACAGTTTGGCGTGCCAACCGTAACCGACATCATTCAAGAGTTGAATAAACCTGGTCGCGATCCTCGCCCCGAATTTAAAACGGCCGAATTGCGCGATGGTGTCGAAACAATTAAGGACTTGAGTGAAGACATGGTGCTTGAAGGTACCGTCACCAACGTCACAAACTTCGGCGCGTTCGTGGATATTGGGGTTCACCAAGACGGGTTGGTTCACATTAGTTGTTTAGCGGATAAATTCGTTGATGATCCACACAAAGTCGTAAACGCTGGGCAGATTGTTAAGGTGAAGGTGCTGGAAGTGGACATCCAGCGTAAACGAATCGCGTTGACCATGCGCTTGCAAGAGACTAGCGCAGAACGACGTGATCGAGGTCAGGGATCGGCTAAACCACGAAGCAATACGACTAACTCAGCACGCGTGGCTAAGACTAAGCCGATGCCAGCTAACAACGCCATGGCCGCCAAGTTAGCTGCGGCGTTTAAAAAGTAA
- the recR gene encoding recombination mediator RecR translates to MATSNAIEQLKEALKALPGVGPKNAQRMAFHLMERNREGAQKIADALNNALERIISCQRCNTFCESEICDICASEKRDKQLLCVVETPADLQAIEQVGAYRGLYFVLMGKLSPLEGIGPEQLGFKRLNAIVAENQIREVIIATNITAEGETTADYTQQMLAPYGISITRLARGVPVGGELEYMDQRTLAAAFKDRRATS, encoded by the coding sequence GTGGCTACGTCGAACGCGATAGAGCAACTTAAGGAGGCGTTAAAAGCGCTTCCTGGCGTGGGGCCTAAGAATGCGCAGCGCATGGCGTTTCATTTAATGGAGCGCAATCGCGAAGGTGCACAGAAAATCGCTGATGCACTGAATAATGCGCTTGAACGGATAATTTCTTGTCAGCGCTGTAACACCTTTTGCGAGAGCGAAATTTGCGATATATGCGCTTCTGAAAAACGTGATAAACAGCTGCTTTGTGTGGTTGAAACTCCCGCCGACTTACAGGCCATCGAACAAGTAGGTGCGTATCGCGGCTTATACTTTGTGCTAATGGGAAAGCTTTCGCCGTTAGAAGGTATTGGCCCCGAACAGCTTGGGTTCAAGCGCTTGAATGCGATTGTTGCTGAGAACCAGATTCGAGAAGTTATTATTGCCACGAATATTACCGCCGAAGGGGAGACCACTGCGGACTATACTCAGCAAATGCTAGCACCATACGGAATCAGTATTACGCGCTTAGCTCGCGGAGTTCCGGTTGGTGGTGAGTTAGAGTATATGGATCAACGTACCTTAGCGGCCGCTTTCAAGGATCGACGCGCCACCTCATAG
- the xseA gene encoding exodeoxyribonuclease VII large subunit, translating into MNQSPAVFQVSELAEQMRRLMETSYPEVWIEGELSSLSAPASGHLYFSLKDERSQLRCAMFKGRAGINRYRPKAGDLVRVRAKISVYTARGDLQCIVQHIEEAGEGLLQRQFEQLKQSLNAEGLFDQSHKQAVPSFAKHIGLITSPSGAAVRDIITTFKRRCPGIPITLYPATVQGDTAAASIVEAIQSAVQHQRADVLIVSRGGGSLEDLWCFNHEDVARAIYACPIPIVSGVGHEVDVTIADLVADLRAPTPTAAAEMLSPDTDQLQTQVMALGFRLPRSFARLTQRLAQNVDMTARQLTHPREQLVAKSNRLTALATQLERAARREVSSQQRATSAIQARFMHSHPSRQLAQHSANTFQLARRLQRVQTHTLSSAKQQFASLAGQLNLVSPLATIERGFSIARQQDDKIVRSIKDVTTGERIDLQVRDGLIHCQVEQTHEVAAGKLTKNTRQQNGVDS; encoded by the coding sequence ATGAACCAATCACCAGCGGTTTTTCAAGTCAGCGAACTCGCCGAGCAGATGCGTCGGCTTATGGAAACCAGTTATCCCGAAGTGTGGATTGAGGGCGAACTATCATCGCTAAGCGCTCCTGCCTCCGGCCATCTGTATTTCAGCCTCAAGGATGAACGATCACAACTGCGATGTGCGATGTTCAAAGGTCGTGCCGGAATAAATCGTTACCGCCCCAAGGCCGGCGACCTTGTCAGAGTGCGCGCAAAAATTTCGGTGTATACTGCGCGAGGCGATTTGCAATGCATTGTGCAACATATCGAGGAAGCTGGCGAAGGGTTATTGCAGCGACAATTTGAACAGCTAAAACAATCATTAAACGCCGAAGGCTTATTTGACCAATCTCACAAGCAGGCTGTGCCCTCGTTTGCCAAACACATTGGACTCATTACCTCACCGTCCGGCGCCGCTGTACGCGACATTATCACCACATTTAAACGTCGCTGCCCGGGCATCCCGATCACACTGTATCCGGCCACCGTGCAAGGTGATACCGCAGCCGCGTCGATAGTCGAGGCGATTCAAAGCGCCGTTCAGCACCAACGTGCAGATGTGCTCATAGTAAGCCGCGGCGGTGGCTCGCTCGAGGATTTATGGTGCTTCAACCATGAAGATGTCGCTCGCGCGATCTATGCCTGCCCGATTCCAATCGTCAGTGGAGTTGGGCACGAGGTAGATGTAACAATTGCTGATTTAGTCGCTGATTTGCGAGCGCCCACACCAACCGCTGCGGCAGAAATGTTAAGTCCTGACACCGATCAACTTCAAACTCAAGTGATGGCGCTAGGGTTTAGGTTGCCCCGCAGCTTTGCTCGACTCACTCAACGCTTAGCGCAAAATGTTGACATGACGGCCCGTCAATTGACACATCCACGCGAACAACTCGTCGCTAAATCCAACCGCCTCACAGCATTAGCAACTCAGCTTGAACGCGCCGCACGTCGAGAAGTAAGCAGCCAGCAGCGCGCCACATCTGCCATCCAAGCTCGATTTATGCATTCACATCCGTCGCGTCAGCTAGCACAGCATAGCGCCAACACCTTTCAGCTGGCGCGACGACTCCAACGCGTGCAAACCCACACACTTAGCTCAGCCAAACAACAATTTGCATCGCTAGCCGGTCAGTTAAACTTGGTAAGCCCGCTAGCAACCATCGAACGTGGATTTAGTATTGCCCGCCAGCAAGACGATAAAATAGTCCGGAGTATAAAAGACGTCACTACCGGTGAGCGCATTGATTTGCAAGTACGCGACGGCTTAATCCACTGCCAGGTTGAACAGACACATGAGGTCGCTGCAGGCAAGCTAACTAAAAACACTCGTCAGCAAAACGGAGTCGACAGTTGA
- a CDS encoding ABC transporter ATP-binding protein has protein sequence MLNISNVSKTYANGVKALNSVNLRIDKGLFGLLGPNGAGKSSLMRTIATLQQPDSGTIEFGDLNVLTQPNELRQRLGYLPQDFGVYPRVSAVDLLNHLAILKGLNNKAERREAVDGLLAHTNLYQHRKKAVSGYSGGMRQRFGIAQALLGNPDLLIVDEPTAGLDPEERNRFHNLLVSLGEEKVIILSTHIVDDVSELCSNMAVLGDGKILLEGNPLEVTDKLNGKIWRKIVSSDEAADIESEFAVISKRLLAGRTVLHVLSDAAPTGFESTPANLEDVYFSTLIASRNAA, from the coding sequence ATGCTTAATATTTCAAACGTTTCAAAAACTTATGCGAATGGAGTCAAGGCGTTAAATTCGGTCAACTTGCGGATTGACAAAGGTTTGTTTGGATTGTTAGGGCCAAATGGCGCGGGCAAGTCTTCATTAATGAGAACCATTGCGACACTGCAACAACCGGATTCTGGCACCATCGAGTTTGGCGATTTGAATGTGTTGACGCAGCCCAATGAGCTACGTCAGCGCTTGGGATACTTGCCCCAGGATTTTGGTGTCTATCCACGTGTTAGCGCAGTGGATTTACTAAACCATTTGGCGATCCTTAAAGGTTTGAACAATAAGGCTGAGCGGCGTGAAGCGGTAGATGGATTGCTGGCCCACACCAACCTTTATCAACACCGCAAAAAGGCCGTGAGTGGCTACTCTGGTGGTATGCGTCAACGTTTTGGTATTGCGCAAGCCTTGTTAGGTAATCCTGACCTGCTGATTGTGGATGAACCCACCGCCGGTCTGGATCCCGAGGAGCGAAATCGGTTTCACAATCTATTGGTTAGTCTAGGCGAAGAAAAAGTCATTATTCTCTCAACGCATATCGTCGACGATGTTTCTGAACTTTGCTCCAATATGGCCGTGTTGGGCGACGGCAAAATATTGTTAGAAGGTAATCCGCTGGAGGTTACCGATAAGCTCAACGGAAAAATTTGGCGCAAGATTGTCTCGTCTGATGAAGCTGCTGACATTGAGTCCGAATTTGCGGTGATTTCAAAGCGCCTATTGGCTGGACGTACTGTACTGCATGTATTGAGCGACGCTGCGCCGACTGGATTCGAGAGTACTCCAGCAAACCTTGAGGATGTGTATTTTTCTACACTAATCGCATCTCGCAACGCAGCGTAA